A stretch of Microbacterium caowuchunii DNA encodes these proteins:
- the proC gene encoding pyrroline-5-carboxylate reductase, which yields MSSLPSIAILGAGSMGGAILHGVVSSARASTVTVTNRTREKAAALEGLAGVTSIALADDADGNARAAASAEVVLIGVKPAMVPDLLTEIAPHLRAGAIVVSLAAGVTISTFERILGPEAVVLRSMPNTPAIVGKAVTGISPGTNATAADVARVREVFETVGTVLEVPEDRIDALSTISGSGPAYVFLLIEELTKAAIGKGFDESDARTMAEQTFIGAAALLEASGEDPAELRRRVTSPKGTTERAIAVLQAADLDVVFAEATDAALARAKELAAGS from the coding sequence ATGAGCTCACTCCCCTCGATCGCGATCCTCGGTGCCGGCTCCATGGGCGGCGCCATCCTGCACGGTGTCGTGTCCTCCGCCCGGGCGTCCACGGTCACGGTGACCAACCGCACGAGGGAGAAGGCCGCCGCGCTCGAGGGGCTCGCCGGCGTCACCAGCATCGCGCTGGCCGACGACGCCGACGGCAACGCCCGCGCGGCGGCATCCGCCGAGGTCGTCCTGATCGGGGTGAAGCCCGCGATGGTCCCGGATCTGCTCACCGAGATCGCGCCGCACCTGCGTGCCGGCGCGATCGTGGTCAGCCTCGCCGCCGGCGTGACGATCTCCACGTTCGAGCGCATCCTCGGTCCCGAAGCCGTCGTGCTGCGCTCGATGCCCAACACGCCCGCGATCGTGGGCAAGGCCGTCACCGGGATCTCACCCGGCACGAACGCCACGGCGGCTGACGTCGCCCGGGTGCGCGAGGTCTTCGAGACGGTGGGCACGGTGCTCGAGGTACCCGAGGACCGGATCGATGCGCTGTCGACGATCTCCGGGTCCGGTCCTGCCTACGTCTTCCTGCTCATCGAGGAGCTGACGAAGGCCGCGATCGGCAAGGGCTTCGACGAGTCCGACGCCCGGACGATGGCCGAGCAGACGTTCATCGGTGCCGCCGCCCTGCTCGAGGCATCCGGTGAGGATCCCGCCGAGCTCCGCCGCCGGGTCACGAGCCCCAAGGGGACGACCGAGCGGGCGATCGCCGTCCTGCAGGCCGCGGACCTCGACGTCGTGTTCGCCGAGGCGACGGATGCCGCCCTGGCCAGGGCGAAGGAGCTCGCCGCGGGCTCTTGA
- a CDS encoding potassium channel family protein: MVEKVRSDAPVLVIGLGRFGAACAGELDRLDREVLAIDESLDLVQKWSERVTHTVQADARNLEALKQIGAQDFQVAVVAVGSSIEASVLITANLVDLKVPQIWAKAVTQSHGKILARVGANHVIYPEREAGERVAHLVSGRMLDFIRFDDDFALAKMYPPRFIRGVGLNESGVRTKYRVTVVGVKSPGKPFRYAEANTVVTNHDLIIVSGTNSDIERFASLDR; the protein is encoded by the coding sequence TTGGTTGAGAAAGTCCGCAGCGACGCACCCGTCCTGGTCATCGGCCTCGGCCGGTTCGGTGCCGCATGCGCCGGTGAGCTCGACAGGCTCGACCGCGAGGTGCTCGCGATCGACGAGAGCCTCGACCTGGTGCAGAAGTGGTCGGAACGGGTCACCCACACGGTGCAGGCCGACGCCCGCAACCTGGAAGCTCTGAAGCAGATCGGCGCCCAGGACTTCCAGGTGGCCGTCGTCGCGGTGGGCTCCTCGATCGAGGCCTCCGTGCTGATCACGGCCAACCTCGTCGACCTCAAGGTCCCGCAGATCTGGGCGAAGGCCGTCACGCAGTCGCACGGCAAGATCCTGGCGCGCGTGGGCGCCAACCACGTCATCTACCCCGAGCGCGAGGCCGGCGAGCGCGTCGCGCACCTGGTCAGCGGACGGATGCTGGACTTCATCCGGTTCGACGACGACTTCGCCCTGGCGAAGATGTACCCGCCGCGATTCATCCGCGGCGTCGGTCTGAACGAGTCGGGCGTCCGGACGAAGTACCGCGTGACCGTGGTGGGCGTGAAGAGCCCGGGGAAGCCCTTCCGCTACGCCGAAGCGAACACCGTCGTCACCAACCACGATCTGATCATCGTGTCGGGCACCAACAGCGACATCGAACGCTTCGCCTCGCTGGATCGCTGA
- a CDS encoding TrkH family potassium uptake protein, protein MTSNRAASPARQRWAATVERVRDAGRTFATSSPARFAVLVFSSLILLFTALLSLPAAAADGRHTPLADALFTAVSTICVTGLSTVNMGEHWSPLGQVIIYIGVNVGALGVLTLASILGMAISKRLGLRAKLLAAGDSNPLRAHGGPVNEGQTIRLGEVAQLLRTVALSTLVIEAGLAVLLYPSLLLGGVDPLTALWEAPYFAAMAFTNTGFVPNADGLAPFAHDYVFMTVLMAGVFLGSIGFPVIFTLWRHQWHVRRWSLHTKLTLITTVILFFAGAIVFVILEYDNPLTFGSLDAWDTTFQSLFLSAMTRSGGFSVVEIGDLHGSSLLAGSMLMFVGGGSASTAGGIKVTTLAVLALAVWSEAKGRPAVQVFGRRIPSDVQRVALSVVAWGSTIVAVSTITIAQITKAPVDQILFEVVSGFATVGLSTGLTQELPDSAVYVLAATMFMGRVGTVTLAAAVAASSRSQLYSMPVERPIVG, encoded by the coding sequence ATGACGTCGAACCGCGCGGCGTCCCCCGCGCGGCAGAGATGGGCGGCGACGGTCGAACGCGTCCGGGATGCCGGGCGCACCTTCGCGACCTCCTCCCCTGCCCGCTTCGCGGTGCTCGTGTTCTCCTCGTTGATCCTGCTGTTCACGGCGCTGCTGTCGCTCCCGGCGGCGGCCGCCGACGGTCGCCACACGCCTCTCGCGGATGCCCTGTTCACGGCCGTCTCCACGATCTGCGTGACGGGGCTCTCCACCGTCAACATGGGCGAGCACTGGTCCCCGCTGGGCCAGGTGATCATCTACATCGGTGTCAACGTGGGCGCCCTGGGCGTCCTGACCCTCGCCTCCATCCTCGGCATGGCCATCTCGAAGCGGCTCGGCCTCCGCGCCAAACTGCTCGCGGCCGGAGACAGCAATCCGCTGCGCGCCCACGGCGGACCGGTCAACGAAGGCCAGACCATCCGGCTGGGGGAAGTCGCCCAACTGCTGCGCACGGTCGCACTCTCCACCCTCGTCATCGAGGCCGGTCTCGCGGTCCTGCTGTACCCGTCCCTGCTGCTGGGCGGTGTCGACCCGCTGACCGCCCTCTGGGAGGCGCCGTACTTCGCGGCCATGGCGTTCACCAACACCGGTTTCGTCCCCAACGCCGACGGCCTCGCGCCCTTCGCGCACGACTACGTTTTCATGACGGTACTGATGGCCGGGGTCTTCCTCGGTTCGATCGGCTTCCCGGTCATCTTCACCCTCTGGCGCCACCAGTGGCACGTCCGCCGCTGGTCGCTGCACACCAAGCTGACGCTGATCACCACCGTCATCCTGTTCTTCGCGGGTGCGATCGTGTTCGTCATCCTCGAGTACGACAACCCTCTGACGTTCGGCAGCCTGGATGCCTGGGACACCACATTCCAGTCACTCTTCCTGTCCGCGATGACCCGTTCGGGCGGGTTCTCCGTCGTCGAGATCGGGGATCTGCACGGGTCCTCACTCCTGGCCGGATCCATGCTCATGTTCGTCGGCGGCGGTTCCGCCTCCACCGCCGGCGGCATCAAGGTGACGACCCTCGCCGTGCTCGCCCTCGCGGTGTGGTCGGAGGCCAAGGGGCGGCCGGCGGTGCAGGTGTTCGGCCGCCGCATCCCCAGCGACGTGCAGCGGGTCGCGCTCTCGGTCGTGGCCTGGGGTTCGACGATCGTCGCCGTCTCGACCATCACGATCGCCCAGATCACCAAGGCGCCGGTGGACCAGATCCTGTTCGAGGTCGTCTCCGGATTCGCGACCGTCGGCTTGTCCACCGGCCTGACCCAGGAGCTCCCGGACTCTGCCGTCTATGTGCTGGCGGCCACCATGTTCATGGGTCGCGTTGGTACAGTGACCCTGGCCGCCGCCGTGGCCGCATCGTCGCGTTCGCAGTTGTACTCGATGCCCGTCGAAAGGCCGATCGTTGGTTGA
- a CDS encoding ArsR/SmtB family transcription factor yields the protein MADIFGVIADATRRDILRLLLDRSASGEQGTSVSHIVHELGVSQPTVSKHLKVLRDSELVSVREEGQHRYYSLSPAPLDEVDEWLIPFLEDESDAHAAFVSTLPEPAAHAAEVVGRAAASVGRAMTAAFGKIPGR from the coding sequence ATGGCGGACATCTTCGGCGTGATCGCGGACGCGACCCGACGCGACATCCTGCGTCTGTTGTTGGATCGTTCGGCATCCGGAGAACAGGGCACCAGCGTCTCGCACATCGTGCATGAACTCGGCGTCAGCCAGCCGACGGTGTCCAAGCACCTCAAGGTGCTCCGCGACTCGGAACTGGTCTCCGTGCGCGAGGAGGGCCAGCATCGCTACTACTCGCTCTCCCCGGCTCCGCTGGACGAGGTGGACGAGTGGCTCATCCCGTTCCTCGAGGACGAATCGGATGCGCATGCCGCATTCGTCTCGACGCTCCCCGAACCCGCCGCGCACGCGGCGGAAGTCGTCGGCCGGGCGGCCGCCTCGGTCGGGCGCGCCATGACCGCGGCGTTCGGGAAGATCCCGGGCCGCTGA
- a CDS encoding helix-turn-helix domain-containing protein codes for MADLSDVRFLTVAEVAQLMRVSNMTVYRLVHAGELPAVRFGRSYRVPESAVTALVQRPAADVG; via the coding sequence ATGGCCGATCTGTCCGACGTGCGCTTTCTCACCGTCGCCGAGGTGGCGCAGCTCATGCGCGTATCGAACATGACGGTGTACCGGCTCGTCCACGCGGGCGAACTGCCGGCCGTGCGGTTCGGGCGGAGCTACCGGGTGCCGGAGTCGGCTGTGACAGCACTCGTGCAGCGGCCGGCGGCCGACGTCGGCTAG
- a CDS encoding 30S ribosomal protein bS22, with protein MGSVIKKRRKRMAKKKHRKLLRKTRHQRRNKK; from the coding sequence GTGGGTTCTGTCATCAAGAAGCGCCGCAAGCGCATGGCGAAGAAGAAGCACCGCAAGCTGCTTCGTAAGACTCGCCACCAGCGCCGCAACAAGAAGTAG
- a CDS encoding rhodanese-like domain-containing protein: MKSISVQQLHERDGVPLIDVREPDEFAAGHVPGAVNLPMSSIGDRLDELPDGAFDVICQAGGRSGRVVEALEARGYDATNVDGGTGEWIASGYLVER; this comes from the coding sequence ATGAAGTCGATCAGCGTCCAGCAGTTGCACGAGCGCGACGGAGTGCCCCTCATCGATGTGCGCGAGCCCGACGAGTTCGCCGCAGGTCACGTCCCCGGCGCGGTCAACCTCCCCATGTCGAGCATCGGCGACCGGCTCGACGAGCTGCCGGATGGTGCGTTCGACGTGATCTGCCAGGCCGGCGGGCGCTCCGGCCGTGTGGTCGAGGCATTGGAGGCGCGCGGCTACGACGCGACGAACGTCGATGGCGGCACGGGCGAGTGGATCGCGTCCGGCTACCTCGTGGAGCGCTGA
- a CDS encoding glutaredoxin family protein, whose product MTTITLIGKDGCHLCDVARGVVEHVLAEMPEDAADRVEVVEKSILEDDALYAEWWEKIPVVLIDDRVHAHWRVAPERLREAVMAAAGVKGVAR is encoded by the coding sequence GTGACCACGATCACGCTCATCGGCAAGGACGGCTGTCACCTCTGCGACGTCGCGCGAGGTGTGGTCGAGCATGTACTCGCAGAGATGCCGGAGGACGCGGCGGACCGCGTGGAAGTGGTGGAGAAGTCCATCCTCGAGGACGACGCCCTCTACGCCGAATGGTGGGAGAAGATCCCGGTGGTCCTCATCGACGACCGCGTGCATGCGCACTGGCGCGTCGCGCCGGAACGGCTCCGCGAGGCCGTCATGGCGGCAGCCGGCGTGAAGGGGGTCGCCCGGTGA
- a CDS encoding Dabb family protein — translation MTLRHIVAWKLATDDAAERAEQAQRIADDLNALRDVVPAIIDINVGPDVLGGGNWDVALVADFADADALDAYQNHPAHQAVVGYVRSVVADRVAVDYEL, via the coding sequence GTGACACTCCGGCACATCGTCGCCTGGAAGCTCGCGACGGATGACGCGGCGGAGCGCGCCGAGCAGGCCCAGCGCATCGCCGATGACCTGAATGCCCTGCGTGACGTGGTGCCCGCGATCATCGACATCAACGTCGGGCCGGACGTGCTCGGCGGTGGCAACTGGGACGTCGCCCTCGTGGCCGACTTCGCCGATGCCGATGCACTCGACGCCTACCAGAACCACCCCGCCCACCAAGCGGTCGTGGGGTACGTGCGTTCCGTGGTCGCCGACCGGGTCGCGGTCGACTACGAGCTCTGA
- the add gene encoding adenosine deaminase, whose product MTSTETAPPALGGAVRDLALLPKGHLHLHLEAAMRPGTLTEMCAALGLEPPRTSGFSGFTEFGECYQALLAVLQVPANLARLFDEVFEDQAADGVVYVELGITPTFYADVYGGAAAALEQLIAYADAASRAHGVAYGLMSTVDRTESVEESIEVATLAAAYAGRGVVSLGLANDERGYPCRDFVDAFAIAKAAGLQSAPHAGELVGPESVREALDLLGADRVLHGVRAIEDDTLVAELAARGIPLDVCPTSNVLLDVVEVLEQHPLPTLLAAGVRCSINADDPILFGPNILAEYQVCRDVLGLTDEQLAACAWTSIETTLASDAVKSAAKHRIDSWLS is encoded by the coding sequence ATGACATCCACTGAAACCGCCCCTCCGGCCCTGGGCGGAGCCGTCCGCGACCTCGCCCTCCTGCCGAAGGGCCACCTGCATCTGCACCTCGAGGCGGCGATGCGGCCGGGCACCCTGACGGAGATGTGCGCGGCGCTCGGGCTCGAACCGCCCCGCACGAGCGGGTTCAGCGGCTTCACCGAGTTCGGCGAGTGCTACCAGGCGCTCCTGGCCGTCCTCCAGGTGCCGGCGAACCTCGCGCGACTGTTCGACGAGGTGTTCGAGGATCAGGCAGCGGACGGGGTCGTCTACGTCGAACTCGGGATCACCCCCACGTTCTACGCCGACGTGTACGGCGGGGCGGCCGCCGCGCTCGAGCAGCTCATCGCCTACGCCGACGCCGCTTCCCGCGCGCACGGTGTCGCGTACGGGCTGATGTCGACCGTGGACCGCACCGAGAGCGTCGAGGAGTCCATCGAGGTGGCCACGCTCGCCGCGGCGTATGCGGGCAGGGGCGTCGTGTCCCTGGGACTCGCGAACGACGAGCGTGGCTACCCGTGCCGGGACTTCGTCGACGCGTTCGCCATCGCGAAGGCCGCGGGTCTGCAGTCCGCGCCGCACGCGGGGGAGCTGGTGGGGCCGGAGTCCGTGCGGGAGGCCCTCGACCTCCTCGGCGCGGACCGTGTCCTCCACGGTGTGCGGGCGATCGAGGACGACACCCTCGTGGCGGAGCTCGCCGCCCGCGGAATCCCGCTCGACGTGTGCCCCACCTCGAACGTCCTCCTAGATGTCGTCGAGGTGCTGGAGCAGCATCCGCTTCCCACCCTCCTCGCCGCGGGGGTGCGATGCTCCATCAACGCCGACGACCCCATCCTGTTCGGCCCGAACATCCTCGCCGAGTACCAGGTGTGCCGCGACGTCCTCGGACTCACGGACGAGCAGCTCGCCGCCTGCGCCTGGACCTCGATCGAGACGACCCTCGCGTCGGATGCGGTGAAGAGCGCGGCGAAGCACCGCATCGACTCCTGGCTGTCCTGA
- a CDS encoding TetR/AcrR family transcriptional regulator has protein sequence MVDSGTQQAQHHRELAERRATSSPERERLLDLVVDLILRDGAIDLSLSALARGVGSNNRMMLYYFGSKAQVLYEASVLALERFPRLVTLFERIAAPGPLLDRLDQAWEDLAAEENRPYLELFFQRFGMAMRDREEWRTHIDRSTRFWAEDLAAILAAEGLEANDARVAATQIVATWRGLQFALLAGADPGLLRAAYRAGIRGLLAYFPSVLAP, from the coding sequence ATGGTCGATTCCGGCACGCAGCAGGCGCAGCATCATCGTGAACTCGCCGAGCGACGGGCGACCTCGAGCCCGGAACGGGAGCGCCTGCTGGATCTCGTCGTCGACCTCATCCTGCGCGACGGGGCGATCGACCTGAGTCTCAGCGCCCTCGCGCGCGGGGTGGGCTCGAACAACCGGATGATGCTCTACTACTTCGGTTCGAAGGCGCAGGTGCTCTACGAGGCATCCGTCCTCGCCCTCGAGCGGTTCCCGCGGCTCGTGACCCTGTTCGAGCGGATCGCCGCGCCGGGGCCGCTACTCGATCGGCTCGATCAGGCCTGGGAGGACCTCGCTGCGGAGGAGAACCGTCCCTACCTCGAGCTCTTCTTCCAGCGCTTCGGCATGGCCATGCGCGATCGGGAGGAGTGGCGGACCCACATCGATCGGTCCACCCGGTTCTGGGCGGAGGACCTGGCGGCGATCCTCGCGGCGGAGGGGCTGGAAGCGAATGATGCGCGCGTGGCCGCGACGCAGATCGTCGCCACGTGGCGCGGCCTCCAGTTCGCTCTGCTGGCGGGGGCGGACCCGGGACTCCTGCGCGCCGCGTATCGCGCCGGCATCCGCGGGCTGCTCGCGTATTTCCCGTCGGTGCTCGCTCCGTAA
- a CDS encoding NtaA/DmoA family FMN-dependent monooxygenase (This protein belongs to a clade of FMN-dependent monooxygenases, within a broader family of flavin-dependent oxidoreductases, the luciferase-like monooxygenase (LMM) family, some of whose members use coenzyme F420 rather than FMN.), which translates to MPSPWKIGMFQSMGLMGAWRLPENTSTSFLDVDHWVRMARSLEAAGVDFLFFADDYGYPVVDDAIPDAALRTAAQFPKGDPMAVLPALATVTEKLGLVVTLSTTVEKPPMVARKMATLDHITRGRIGWNIVTGAGQNASARLFGIPLIEHDKRYEIAADHVDLSLKLWEGCWDEGGLVVDRERPMFADPERVREIEHHGPHFDAKGVLTIPPGPQRTPTLFQAGTSAPGRDLAARYAEAVFLAAEPEAMAEQIADIRRRAEAYGRDPRSIKCLVAGTFYVAETEEEALRIRARQSSTRSLEEAAALYAFYTGLDLSGMDPEKPLDPEAGLTQTGRTNVERFLGPSAPTVREILEEFQRNSVMGEPYIGTPEQVVDEAAAVIERIDADGFLVQPDHTGTFESFTALVMPEMRRRGLVAPIEQPAMTLRERLGGGGPHLAPEHPGAAYRSVPAAL; encoded by the coding sequence ATGCCGTCACCCTGGAAGATCGGGATGTTCCAATCCATGGGACTCATGGGGGCGTGGCGGCTCCCGGAGAACACCTCGACGAGCTTCCTCGACGTCGACCACTGGGTCAGGATGGCGCGGAGCCTCGAGGCGGCCGGGGTCGACTTTCTCTTCTTCGCCGACGACTACGGCTACCCCGTCGTCGATGACGCCATCCCCGATGCGGCCCTGCGGACGGCCGCGCAGTTCCCGAAGGGCGATCCGATGGCGGTGCTGCCGGCGCTCGCGACGGTCACGGAGAAGCTCGGTCTCGTCGTGACCCTCTCGACGACGGTGGAGAAGCCCCCGATGGTGGCGCGCAAGATGGCGACGCTGGACCACATCACCCGCGGCCGGATCGGGTGGAACATCGTCACCGGAGCCGGGCAGAACGCGTCGGCGAGGCTCTTCGGCATCCCGCTCATCGAGCATGACAAGCGGTACGAGATCGCCGCGGATCACGTCGACCTCTCGCTCAAGCTCTGGGAGGGATGCTGGGACGAGGGCGGGCTCGTCGTGGACCGCGAGCGCCCGATGTTCGCCGATCCGGAGCGGGTGCGGGAGATCGAGCACCACGGACCGCACTTCGACGCCAAGGGCGTCCTCACGATCCCCCCGGGGCCCCAGCGCACCCCCACGCTCTTCCAGGCGGGCACCTCAGCGCCCGGACGCGACCTCGCCGCCCGATACGCGGAGGCGGTCTTCCTCGCGGCCGAGCCCGAGGCGATGGCGGAGCAGATCGCCGACATCCGACGTCGGGCGGAGGCGTACGGGCGGGATCCGCGCTCGATCAAGTGCCTGGTCGCCGGTACCTTCTACGTCGCGGAGACGGAGGAGGAGGCGCTGCGCATCCGGGCGAGGCAGTCGTCCACCCGGTCGCTCGAGGAGGCCGCGGCCCTCTACGCCTTCTACACCGGACTGGACCTGTCCGGCATGGATCCCGAGAAGCCGCTGGATCCGGAGGCGGGCCTCACCCAGACCGGGCGCACGAACGTGGAGCGGTTCCTCGGCCCGAGCGCCCCGACGGTGCGGGAGATCCTCGAGGAGTTCCAGCGCAACAGCGTGATGGGGGAGCCGTACATCGGTACGCCCGAGCAGGTGGTGGACGAGGCGGCCGCGGTCATCGAGCGGATCGATGCGGACGGGTTCCTCGTCCAGCCCGACCACACCGGGACCTTCGAGAGCTTCACCGCACTCGTGATGCCCGAGATGCGCCGGCGCGGGCTGGTCGCCCCGATCGAGCAGCCGGCGATGACGCTCCGGGAACGTCTCGGGGGCGGGGGCCCCCACCTCGCGCCCGAGCACCCCGGGGCCGCCTACCGTTCGGTGCCCGCCGCCCTCTGA
- the aspS gene encoding aspartate--tRNA(Asn) ligase — protein MSERALVEQLKTLPAGTVTVSGWVETVRDQKKVQFVILRDETGAVQLVNPATREIGEDADDAAKAALALTETISALATGTFLTVTGELKHDERVKLGGVEIKIHSLDIAAAANPETPIAADSSVDKRMDWRFLDLRQRRNNLIFRVQTTLEHAMRTYWIERDYIEVHSPKLMASPSESNAELFSLEYFGDQTAYLAQSPQFFKQMAQVAGFGKIFEIAPAFRADPSFTSRHATEFTSIDAEISWIDSHEDVARMQEELIQFAFQAVKDKHGAEIEELFGLEVQVPSIPFPRIPLAEARDIVASRGYEIPRTDGDLDPEGERQIAAHVQETYGHQFVFITDYHPEIRAFYHMRDEETGLTKSYDLLFKGVEITTGAQREHRVDVLIEQAKEKGLDPEHLDFYFDFFRFGAPPHGGFGMGLARVLMLMLGESSIREVTYLFRGPTRLAP, from the coding sequence GTGAGCGAACGAGCACTGGTAGAGCAGCTGAAGACCCTTCCCGCGGGCACCGTCACGGTGTCCGGGTGGGTCGAGACCGTCCGGGACCAGAAGAAGGTGCAGTTCGTCATCCTCCGGGACGAGACCGGTGCCGTGCAGCTGGTGAACCCGGCGACGCGGGAGATCGGCGAGGATGCGGACGATGCCGCCAAAGCCGCGCTCGCCCTGACCGAGACCATCTCGGCTCTCGCGACCGGAACCTTCCTGACCGTGACGGGCGAGCTGAAGCACGACGAGCGGGTCAAGCTCGGCGGTGTGGAGATCAAGATCCACTCCCTGGACATCGCCGCCGCGGCCAACCCGGAGACGCCCATCGCCGCCGACTCGAGCGTCGACAAGCGGATGGACTGGCGCTTCCTGGACCTGCGTCAGCGCCGCAACAACCTGATCTTCCGCGTGCAGACCACCCTCGAGCACGCCATGCGCACGTACTGGATCGAGCGCGACTACATCGAGGTGCACTCGCCCAAGCTGATGGCCTCGCCCTCGGAGTCCAACGCCGAGCTGTTCTCGCTCGAGTACTTCGGTGACCAGACCGCCTACCTCGCGCAGAGCCCGCAGTTCTTCAAGCAGATGGCGCAGGTCGCCGGCTTCGGCAAGATCTTCGAGATCGCCCCCGCGTTCCGTGCCGACCCGTCCTTCACCAGCCGGCACGCGACCGAGTTCACCTCGATCGACGCGGAGATCAGCTGGATCGATTCCCACGAGGACGTCGCCCGGATGCAGGAGGAGCTCATCCAGTTCGCCTTCCAGGCGGTCAAGGACAAGCACGGCGCCGAGATCGAGGAGCTCTTCGGGCTCGAGGTCCAGGTGCCCAGCATCCCGTTCCCCCGCATCCCGCTCGCGGAGGCCCGCGATATCGTGGCCTCCCGGGGATACGAGATCCCCCGCACCGACGGGGACCTCGACCCGGAGGGCGAGCGCCAGATCGCCGCGCACGTGCAGGAGACCTACGGCCACCAGTTCGTGTTCATCACGGACTACCACCCCGAGATCCGCGCGTTCTACCACATGCGCGATGAGGAGACCGGTCTGACGAAGAGCTACGACCTGCTCTTCAAGGGAGTCGAGATCACCACCGGCGCCCAGCGCGAGCACCGCGTCGACGTGCTCATCGAGCAGGCCAAGGAGAAGGGTCTCGACCCCGAGCACCTCGACTTCTACTTCGACTTCTTCCGGTTCGGCGCCCCGCCGCACGGCGGGTTCGGCATGGGCCTCGCCCGTGTGCTGATGCTGATGCTGGGCGAGTCCTCCATCCGCGAGGTCACCTACCTGTTCCGCGGGCCGACGCGCCTCGCGCCGTAG
- a CDS encoding DedA family protein, translated as MTAAAVPVHTSEGSWLTSLMETIVTLMEVIGPIGAGIAIALENLFPPLPSEAILPMAGLAASRGSFTLTEALLWTTLGSVVGAFMLYGIGAWLGVDRLRRIAARVPLLHPEDIDRTVAWFVRHGGKAVFFGRMIPLFRSLISIPAGITRMPLWKFGLLTAAGSLIWNTIFVLAGFLLGEAWPVVERYAEAFQLLVIVAVAGALAWFLTVRIRGILRDRRRAAEGPALNSLHGPRSGNPENPPT; from the coding sequence ATGACCGCCGCCGCCGTCCCCGTGCACACGTCCGAGGGGTCCTGGCTGACCTCCCTGATGGAGACCATCGTCACGCTCATGGAGGTGATCGGCCCCATCGGCGCCGGCATCGCCATCGCGCTGGAGAACCTCTTCCCGCCGCTGCCGAGCGAGGCCATCCTGCCCATGGCGGGTCTCGCCGCCAGCCGGGGCTCGTTCACGCTGACCGAGGCGCTGCTGTGGACCACCCTCGGATCGGTGGTCGGCGCGTTCATGCTGTACGGCATCGGGGCATGGCTGGGGGTGGACCGGCTGCGGCGCATCGCGGCCCGGGTGCCGCTGCTGCATCCCGAGGACATCGACCGCACCGTCGCCTGGTTCGTGCGGCACGGGGGGAAGGCCGTGTTCTTCGGCCGGATGATCCCGTTGTTCCGCAGCCTGATCTCGATCCCCGCCGGGATCACCCGCATGCCGCTGTGGAAGTTCGGGCTGCTCACCGCGGCGGGCAGCCTCATCTGGAACACGATCTTCGTCCTCGCCGGGTTCCTGCTCGGCGAGGCCTGGCCCGTCGTCGAGCGGTACGCAGAGGCGTTCCAGCTGCTCGTGATCGTCGCCGTGGCCGGCGCACTCGCCTGGTTCCTCACGGTGCGCATCCGCGGAATCCTCCGCGACCGCCGTCGTGCTGCGGAGGGCCCCGCGCTGAACAGCCTTCACGGCCCGCGTTCAGGCAATCCGGAGAACCCTCCCACGTAG
- a CDS encoding histidine phosphatase family protein: MPADRLHLVRHGEVHNPTRVLYGRLPEFRLSVAGRRMARQAAEYVHGLDRPVTALVCSPLQRTRESAEPFTEIFGIPPVIDEDVIEPTNVFEGRRMKRAMMNPLNWHHLRRPEVPSWGEPYAQVVERMQRAMGRAWDAVPAGDVVIVSHQLPIWITHLAVAGERLRHDPRRRRCALSSVTSFEGGPGGWREVGYAEPATAAGAIDVGAV, translated from the coding sequence GTGCCCGCCGATCGCCTCCACCTCGTGCGCCACGGGGAGGTCCACAATCCCACGCGCGTGCTCTACGGCCGGCTTCCGGAGTTCCGTCTGAGCGTCGCCGGGCGACGGATGGCCCGGCAGGCCGCCGAGTACGTACACGGGCTCGACCGCCCGGTCACCGCGTTGGTGTGCTCGCCCCTGCAGCGCACCCGCGAGTCCGCGGAGCCGTTCACCGAGATCTTCGGCATCCCGCCCGTGATCGACGAGGACGTGATCGAACCCACGAACGTCTTCGAGGGGCGCCGGATGAAGCGCGCCATGATGAACCCGCTGAACTGGCACCACCTGCGCCGGCCGGAGGTCCCCAGCTGGGGCGAGCCGTACGCGCAGGTCGTGGAGCGCATGCAGCGGGCCATGGGACGTGCCTGGGATGCGGTTCCCGCCGGTGACGTCGTGATCGTGAGTCATCAGCTGCCCATCTGGATCACCCACCTCGCCGTGGCGGGCGAGCGGCTCCGGCACGACCCGCGTCGTCGGCGATGCGCGCTCTCGAGCGTGACGAGCTTCGAAGGCGGGCCGGGGGGCTGGCGTGAAGTGGGCTACGCCGAGCCGGCGACCGCCGCCGGCGCCATCGATGTGGGAGCGGTATGA